The genomic window GCGCTGCCCGTCCGCGCCCTGGACCCGACCGGCGCGGGCGACGTGTTCGCCGCCGGGTTCGTCTACGGGACGCTCGCGGGGTTCCCGCTGGAGCGGCGGCTGCGCTTCGCCAACCTGTGCGCGGGTCTGTCGGTGCGGCACCACAGCGGCTCGCTCGGGGCGCCCTGCTGGAGCGAGATCGCCGCGTTCGGGGAGTCCGCCGACATCCCGGCCGCGACGCTGGCCGAGTACGCGTTCGTCGTCCCGCACATCCCGGCGGCGGGCCGTCCGGCCTACCGCGCCGAACCCACGCTGCGCTGAGAGGAGCCCGGTTGAAGATCGCCGTCATCGGGGCGGGCAGCGGCTACATGCCCGGCGTCGTCCGGGGCCTGCTGTACCGCGCCGCCGACCTGTCCGGCACCGAGATCGCCTGCCACGACATCGACGCCGCCCACCTGGACGTCATGACGCGGCTCGCCGCCCGCATGTTCGCCGCGCGCGGCGCCGACCTGACCGTCACCGCGCACACCGACCTCAAGCCCGCGCTGGACGGCGCGTCCTACGTGTTCACCACGTTCCGCCCCGGCGGGCTGGCGGCGCGGCACCTGGACGAGTCGATCCCGCTGCGGCACGGCGTCGTCGGGCAGGAGACGGCCGGTCCCGGCGGGCTGCTGATGGCGCTGCGGTCCGTCCCGGTGCTGCTGGAGGTCGCCGCGCTCGCCCCGCCGGACGCGTGGATCGTCAACTACACCAACCCGACGAACATCGTCGCCGACGCGGTCGCCCGGCACACCGGCGCGCGGATCATCGGCCTGTGCGACCAGAGCGTCGGCGACACCGAGATGTGGGCGGACCTGCTCGGCCTGCCCGCCGCCCGGCTGGAGGCCGACTGGACGGGTCTGAACCACGCCACCTGGGCGACGCGCGTCCGCCTCGACGGGACGCCGCTGGACCTGCCCGCCCTGCTGGACGACCTGGCCGTCCCCGGCGGCGGCGCGACGCCGTGGCGCGACCCGTCCCGGATGGCCGAGCTGGCGAAGGCGCTCGGCTTCCTGCCGAACTCCTACGCCAAGTACTACTTCTTCCACGACGAGGTGGTCGCCGAGCTGCGGGAGAAGGGCACGACGCGGGCGCAGGACGTCCGCGCGATGCTGCCCGCCTACTACGCGGGCGTCGCCGCCGAGGCCGAGCGCGCCGACCCCGACCCGAGCCGCGAGCGCGGCGGCGGCGAGCACGGGGAGTTCGCGGTGGACGTGATCTGCGCGCTGCACCGCGACGAGGGCCGCCGCGTGATCGTCAACACCCGCAACGGCGGGGCGGTGGCGTCACTGCCCGGCGACGCGGTCGTGGAGGTCCCCGCGATCGTCGGCCGCGCCGGGCCGGTGCCGCTGACGATGGGCGAGCTTCCGGCGCCCGTCCGGGGCCTGACCCAGGCGATCCACGCCTACGAGCGGCTGGCCGCCGACGCCGCCGTCACCGGCTCCCGGCGGCTGGCCCTGCAAGCGCTGCTCGCGCACCCGTTCGTCCGCAGCAAGCACACGGCCGAGAGCATCCTGGACGAGGGCCTGGCCGCCCACCGCCGCCACCTGCCGCAGTTCTTCTCCGGCGAATGAGAAAGCCCCCGGCCGCGGCCGGGGGCTTTCACGACGGAATTCAGCGGCGCGAACGCCGCCACGCGATGAGGACGGTGACCGTCACCGCGAACCCGACCGCGCCGGCGAGCACGCGCCGGTCGACGGCGGGGACGCCGCCCTCACCCGGGGCGACCAGGGTCTTCACGGTGCGCGCGACGAGCCCGGCCTCTTCCTTCAGGCGCTCGGCGCCGCGCTGCGCGACGTTGCGCGGGTTGACCCGGTCCGCCAGGACGTCGATCGTCCGCGCCAGTTCCGCGCGGGCGCGTTCGATCTCCTTTTCCAGCGCCTCCGGGTCGCGGGACCTGTCAGCCATTCGGTGTTCCTCACTCGTTCCAGCCTGCGCGACGCATGATCGGTCCAGTGTTGCAGGTCCACGGCGGCGGCGCCCGCTCCGCCCCAGCCGGTACGGTGGACTCCCGAAGCAGGACGTGAAAGGCGGACCAGGTGACCGACCGACTTCAGGCGGGCGATCCCGCCCCCGAATTCGAGCTGCCGGACGCGGACGGCGTCCCGGTCTCCCTCGCCTCGCTGCGCGGGAAGCGGGTCGTCCTCTACTTCTACCCGGCGGCGATGACGCCGGGCTGCACCAAGGAGTCGGTCGACTTCCAGAGCAGCCTCGCCGAACTGGAGGCGGCCGGCGTGACGGTCGTCGGCGTCTCCCCCGACGCTCCCGCCAAGCTGGCGAAGTTCCGCGCCAAGGAGGGCCTGACGTTCCCGCTGCTGTCCGACCCGGACACCAAGGTGCTCCAGGCCTACGCCGCGTACGGCGAGAAGAAGCTGTACGGCCGGGCGGTCGTCGGCGTGATCCGCTCGACGTTCCTCATCGACGCCGACGGACGGATCGAGAAGCCGTACTACAACGTGAAGGCGACGGGTCACGTGGAGCGTCTGCGCCGCGACCTGGAGATCTGAGGCGGGCGACCGCGCGGGCGTGGCGAAATGGCATACGCGGCAGGTTTAGGTCCTGTTGATGGAGACATCGTGGGGGTTCGAGTCCCCCCGCCCGCACTTTCCGGCGGCGGCGCGCCGCCGTTCACGAGACTTGCCGGTATCTGAAAAACCGGGGGTCGCGGCGCGACGCGGACGCGCCTAGGGTGAGCGGATCCGAGCCGCCGACCGACGCATGGCAGGCCATTGGTGACCGATGCCCCGAGACCCTTCGCCCACCGGCTGTTGCCCTACGAGGGCGCGGACGGCCTGCTCGCCGGCGCCGTCCCGTTCCTGCGCGCGGGCCTGGCCGACGGTGACCGCGTCCTCGCCGTGACCTCGCTCGCGACGCGCGTGCTGCTGGGCGACGAACTGGACACCGGCGCCGTCGAGTTCCTGGACCCGGCCGAGTGGTACGCCCATCCCGCGCGGACCCTCGCCGCCACGCTCGCCGACGCCGACGTCGCGGCCCAGCGCGGCGGACGGCTCCGGCTGCTCGCCGAGCCCGCGTGGACGCGGCGCGGCGCCGCCGAGGTCCGCGAATGGCAGCGCACCGAGGCGATCGTCAACGCGGCGTTCGACCGGACGGGCGCGGCGATCATGTGCCCGTACCCGGTGCGCAGCACGCCCGCCGGGGTCATCGCCGACGCGCGCCGGACGCATCCCGAGACCGTCCGGGGCGACCGGGCCGTCGCCAATCCGGGCTATGTCGAGCCGCGCGTCTACAACGCGGCGTGCGACCGCGACCCGCTCCCCCCGCCGCCCGCGTCCGCGGAGACCCTGCAGATCGCGCGGCCCGACCTGTACTGGATCCGCGCGTACATCGCCGACTGGGCGCGGCAGACCGCGCGGCTCCCCGAGGAGCCGTTGCAGCGGCTCCTCGTCGCGATCACCGAGATCATGACCAACGCGCAGGCGCACGGCGCCCCGCCGATCACCCTCCGCATGTGGACGGCGCGGGACGCGTTCGTCTGCGAGGTCGCCGACCGGGGCCGGTGGCCCGAGCGGTCCTGGTACGGGTTCGTCCCGCCGCCCCCGGGCGTGCCAGGACAGCTCGGCCTGTGGGCCGTCCGGCTGCTGTGCTCGCGGGTGGACATCCGCACCGGCGACGGCGGGACGACGGTGCGGCTCGCGGTCGACACTCCCGGCGTCCGTGCGGACGCTCTGTGAGGGGTTCCATGCATTGGGCTTCCGGAAGCGGCTCGGCGGCGTACGCTGAACCCACCCGCACTCACCTCGATGGGCAGGGCATGGGGACCTGGTACGACACCAGATACGTGGACGACGTCCGTCCGGGCGACCACGCCTGGCTGCCCTACTCCGGCGCCGAGGAGCGCGACCATGTGGTCGCGCCGTTCGTCGCGGGCGCCCTCGCCACCAACGAGAAGATCGTGTACGTCACGGACGCGCCGCCCGCGCGGCTGCCCGGGATGACCGGGCTCGACCCGGCGGCGTTCACCGCGACGGGCCAGCTCCGCGTCCTGACCCGCGCCGAGTCCTGCCTGGACGCGGCGGGCGGCTTCGACCCCGACCGGCTCGCCCGGACGATCGACCGCGAGGTGGAGCGCGGCTACGACGCGGGGTACCGGGCCGTCAGGTTCACCACCGACTTCACCTGGGCGCTCACCTCCGGCACGGGGCTGACCGGCCTGCTCGGCTGCGAGGACCGGCTGGCGCACGCGGTGTCGCCGAGCACGGTCGCGATGGCGGTGTGCCAGATCGACCGGCGCCGCTGCCCGCCCGACCGGCTCGCCGAACTGGGCGCGACGCACGAGGTGCGGGTCGAGGGCAATCCGCTGTTCGACGACGGCACGCTCCGCCTGGCGCGCAGTTTCGCGCCGCGCGGCCTGCGGATCGAAGGTGAGCTGGACGGCGCCCGGCACGCGGTGTTCGCCGAGCACCTCGGCCGGCTGCTGGCCGGACGGCGCGGCGTCCATCTGGACTGCGCCGGCCTCGGCTTCCTCGACCTCGGCGGCCTGAACCTCCTCGTGCGGCACGCGCTGGCGCTGCCGCGCGGCGAGGCACTGATCCTGGACGACCTCCCGGCGAACGTGGAGAACGTGATCGACATGGTGGGCTGGAACCGGTTGCCCGGCCTCGTCCCCGGACGAGCGCGCGGCGCACGGGACGGGGGCGCGACCGCATGGGCCTGACGCACCGGGCGCTGCTGTACGACGAGCGGAGCGACTTCCTCGCCGCGACGGGGGCGTTCCTGCGCCAGGCGGTCGAGGTGGGCGGCGCGGCGGTCGCCGTCGTCCGGCCCGACAACCTCGGCCCGCTCCGCGAGGAGATGGCGGGCTACCGGGACGCGATCGAGTTCTACGACTCGGCCGAGTTCTACCGCCACCCGGTGCGGACGCTGAAGGCGTACCTGGAGCTGGTCGACCGGGTGTCGCCGCTGCGCGTCCACGCGGTGGCCGAGCCGGTGTGGGACGGTCACGACGCGCGGCAGCGGCTGGAGTGGCAGCGCTACGAGTCGCTGATCAACGTGGTGTTCGCGGGGTCGGACGCGTCGTCGCTGTGCCCCTACGACCGGTCGACGCTGCCCGGCGACGTCCTGGACCAGGTGCGGCTGACGCATCCGGTCGTCGTGGACGGCGCGGACGAGAGCACGAGCGACGCCTATCTGGACCCGGCGTGCTACAGCGCCGCGCGGGACCGCAACCGTCGCCACGACCGTCCGGCTGACGCGGAGTACCTGCCGATCGAGTCCGCCGACCTCCAGCCGCTGCGGTTGTTCGTCGCGACGCGCGCGAACGCGCACGAGCTGACGCCCGCGGCGGCGCAGAACCTCGTCACGGCCGCCAACGAGGTCGCGGCCAACGCCCTCGCGCACGGGGCGCCGCCGATGGGAGCGTGGGTGTGGACGAGCGGCGACGAGATCGTCTGCGAGATCGGCGACCACGGGCACTGGCGGCCCCATCCGCTGACCGGGTTCGTCCCGCCGAAGTCGGCGCTGGACACCGGGTTCGGGTTGTGGTCGGTGCGGCTGCTGGTCGATCTGGTCGAGCTGCGCGGCGGCTGGGACGGGACGTTCGTCCGGCTCCGGGTCCGCCGCTGAGCATGGCGCGAGGCGGCGGGCCGGTGCGGCGGTGGTGACGATGGAAGCCTTCTGGTCGGTGCGGCGTCCGGTCGGCGCGCTGCACGCGGGCGACCACGCGTGGCTGGCGTGCTCGGGCGCCGAGGAGCACGAGCACGTGGTCGGCGCGTTCGTCCGGGACGGGCTGCTGGCGCGCGAGAAGGTCGTCTATGTGGCGGCCGAGCCGGATCCGCAGATCCCGGGCGTGGTGGGGACGCCGTCGCCGGAGCTGCTGACCGTCGTGCACGCGGGGCACACCGGGGCGCGGCCGGTGCTGGACGCGGTGACCGCCGAGGTGGAGGCGGCCGAGCGCGCCGGGTTCGCCGGGGTGCGGGTCACGCTGGACCTGACGTGCGCCGCCCGCGATCCGGAGGCGACGCGGGAGCTGATGGAGTGCGACGCCGCGCTGGACCGGCTGGTGCGGCCGAGCACGGCGCTCAGCGTGATCTGCCGGGTGGACCGGCGGCGCGTCCCGCCCGACGCGGTGGACCTGCTGCGCGCGGCGCACACGGTGCACGCCGCGCCCGACCCGGACTTCGAGGACGCGGTGCTGCGGATCGTCCGGACGTTCGATCCGCGCGGGCTGGAGCTGAGCGGCGAGCTGGACGCGTCGCGGCACACGGTGCTGGACCAGGCGCTCGCGACGGTGCTGGCGCACGGCGACGACGGGCCGGTCCACCTGGATCTGGCGGAGCTGCGGTTCATCGACCTCGGCGCGCTGAACATGCTGGCCGAGGTGGCGTCGCGCCGCGTCGGCCGGGCGCCGCTCGTGCTGGACCGGATGCCGTCGCAGCTCCACGAGGTGATCGCGACGGTCGGCTGGAACATGCTGCCGGGCCTGAAGGTCGGCTGCGCCGCCGTCCTGGCGCCGGTCCCGCGGCCCTAGGTCAGGGCCGGTCGGTCGGGGCCAGCAGGGCGGGGATGATCTCGGCGAGGGCGCGGAAGGCGACGCCGCGGTGGCTGATCGCGTCCTTCTCGTCCGGGCTCAGCTCGGACGTGGTGCGGTCGTCGCCGTCCGGAACGAACACCGGGTCGTAGCCGAATCCACCCGTGCCGCGCGGCGCGTCGATGATCCGGCCGTACATGCGGCCCTCGACCACGTGCTCGGCGCCGCCCGGGACGACGAGCGCCGCCGCGCAGATGAAGTAGGCGCCCCGGCGCGGCTCCGCGACGTCGGCGAGCTGGTCGAGCAGCAGGTCGAGGTTGGCGCGGTCTTTGTTCGGCGTCGCGTCGCCGAACCGTCCCGACCAGCGCGCCGACAGGATGCCGGGCATGCCGTTGAGGGCGTCCACGCACAGGCCGGAGTCGTCGGCGACGGCGGGCAGCCCGGTGTGCGCGGCGATCGCGCGGGCCTTGAGCAGCGCGTTGCCCTCGAACGTCGGCTCGGTCTCGGGGACCTCGGGCGCGTCCGGGCCGAGCCCGGTGACTTCGACGCCGGACAGGAGCCGCTGCATTTCGACGATCTTGCCCTGGTTGCGGGTGGCGAGGACGAGCGCGGTCACCGGCCCAGCGCCTCCTTCTGGAGCTGGGTCAGCTCGGCGCAGCCGCCGGCGGCGAGGTCGAGCAGCGCGTCCAGCTCGGCGCGGTCGAAGGGGGCGCCCTCGGCCGTCCCCTGGACCTCCACGAAGCGGCCGTCGCCGGTACAGACGACGTTCATGTCCGTCTCGGCGTGCGAGTCCTCCAGGTAGCAGAGGTCCAGGCGCGGCTCGCCGTCCACGATGCCGACGCTGACCGCCGACACCGACGACCGGAACGGGTCGCGGCGGACGACGCCGCGCTCGCGCAGCCACGTCACCGCATCCGCCAGCGCGATGTACGCGCCGGTGATCGCGGCGGTGCGGGTGCCGCCGTCGGCCTGGAGCACGTCGCAGTCGATCTGGACGGTGTTCTCGCCGAGCTTCTTCGGGTCGATGCACGCCCGCAGGGAGCGTCCGATGAGCCGGGAGATCTCGTGCGTCCGTCCGCCGATCTTCCCGCGCACCGACTCGCGGTCGTTGCGGGTGTTGGTGGCGCGCGGCAGCATCGCGTACTCGGCGGTGACCCAGCCGAGCCCGCTGTCGCGCCGCCAGCGCGGCACCGACTCCTGCACGGACGCGGCGCACAGCACCCGGGTGCCGCCGAACTCGATGAGCACCGATCCCTCGGCGTGGTCGAGCCAGCCGCGCTGGATCGTGACGGGCCGGAGCTGGTCGGACGCGCGGTCGTCAGGACGTGGCATGGCGACCACCCTAACGGCCCGCGCGCCCCGCGCCGTCACCCGGCTACAGCTCGTAGACGGCCCCGACCGACGCCAGTTCGATCTCCCCGGCGTAGTCGCTCTCCTTGGCCTCGGCGAGCGTGCAGTTGTCGTCGTTCCACGGGACGAGATGCGTCAGGACGAGCTTGCCCACCCCTGCGCGGGCGGCGTAGTCGCCGGCCTCGCGCGCGGTGAGGTGCAGGTCCTCGGGGAGGTTCTCCTGTTCGAGGAACGACGCCTCGCACAGGAACAGGTCGGCGTCGCGGGCGTGCTCCACGAGCATTTCCGTCCGGCCGGTGTCGCCGGAGTAGGCGAGCACCTTTCCGGCGTGCTCGATGCGGAACGCGTACGCCTCGACGGGATGCGGCGTGAGCCGTGTCGTGATGGCGAACGGCCCGACCTCGAAACGGCGTTCCAGGGTGTGGAAATCAAAGGTCTCCGTCATTCCCGGATCGGGGTCCAGGTCGTAGGCCTTCGCCATCCGCACGGCCGTGCCCGCCGGTCCCCAGACCGGGATCTTCGGCACCGGGCCGTCCGGACAGTAGGTCCGCGCCACCCAGTAGCCGCACAAATCCAGACAATGGTCGGCGTGCAGATGAGAAATGCACACCGCGTCCACGTCGTACAGCGGATGGAACCGCTGGAGCGTCCCGAGCGCGCCGTTGCCCATGTCCAGGACGAGGTTGAAACCCTCGGCCTGGACGAGATAACTCGACGCGGGGCTCTCCGGCCCCGGAAAGCTGCCCGAGCAGCCGATCACAGTGACCCGCACGCTCACGTCCTCCTGTCGCTGTCCCCGTGGAATCAGGTCGTCAGAGCCTTGCTCACGGCGGACTCCACCGCGCCGATCTCCGGGCCGAGGAACCGGCGGCCGAGCGCGGCGAAAATGGCGGGATCACCGGTGGTCCGGAACCGGTGGACAGGCGGAACCGGCGCCTCGCGGCGGTCCAGTCCCCTGTCGTGCAGCACCCGGTACACGTCCTTTGCGGTCTCATCGGCACTTGAGACCAGTGTGACCCCGTCCCCGACCACATACGAGATGACGCCGGTGAGCAAGGGGTAATGCGTGCAGCCGAGAATGAGGGTGTCGCATTCGGCGTCCAGAATCGGACGCAGATACGCGCGGGCCGCGTCGAGCAGTTCGTCGCCCGCCGCGATCCCCCTCTCCACGAACTCCACGAAGCGCGGGCAGGCCGCACTGGTCAGCGTGATCTGGGGTGCGGCGGCGAACGCGTCCTCGTAGGCGCGGCTGTTCACGGTCGCCCGGGTGGCGATCAGCCCGACCCGGCCGTTGGCGGTGGCGCGGGCCGCGCGCCGGGCCGCCGGATGGATCACTTCGACGACCGGGACGGAGTAACGTTCCCGGGCGTCGCGCAGCATCGCCGCGCTCGCGCTGTTGCAGGCGATCACCAGCATTTTGACGCCCTCGGCGACGAGCCGGTCGAGCATCTCCAGAGCGAACGCGCGGACCTCCGCGATCGGGCGGGGTCCGTACGGCTGACGCGCCGTGTCACCGAGATAGTGGATCGGCTCGTTCGGAAGCTGATCCAATATCGTGCGGGCGACGGTGAGCCCGCCGAATCCGCTGTCGAAGATCCCGATCGGCGCGTCTGACATGGTGCCCAAGGCTAGGCGACGGGACGGCCGGGGGGTGCGTCATGCGTCCGACATCACACGGTCACATGGGAGAAACCGTTCTGACGGGTGACCTGTCCGCGACACTGCGTCCGTATCGCGTGCGTGGACCGGTTCAACGGCCCAGGCGGGCGATCTGCCTGCTCTGCGCGACGAGCCGTCCGGCGGAGTCCCAGATCTCGGTCTCCTCGTCGAACCAGCCGTCGGCGACGAGCCGTCCGCCGCTGTGGACCTGGAGCGTTCCGGGCGCGGGCAGTGCGCGCAGGTACCAGGTCAGCTCGACGGTCGGGCACCAGCCGTCGGCGCCCGCGTTGAACGCGACGGGCGGCAGCGCGTCCACGGCGAACGCGAGGACGAACGGGTCGGGCTCGTGCGGGTCGCGCAGCCGGAACCAGGCGCGCATCTCGGGCCGTCCGCTCGGGGCGCCGCTGAGCCAGCCCATCGCGGCGGGGTCGAACCGCAGGTCGACGCAGGACGCGAAGCCCTTCAGCTCGTCGCCGGGGCCGTCGGCGAAGTCCAGGCAGTCGCCGGGCGGCGGCAGGTCCGGGACGGGCCGCGCGCCGCTGAACGTCGGTTCGGCGGCGGCGTCGAGCGTCGCGGTGGTGATCAGCGCCTCGGTGACGGGCCGGTCGTCCTGGACGAGCGTGACCCGCGCGCTCGTCGTGGTCGCGCCGGTCTTGCGGACGTCCACGATCACCTCGGCGGGACCGGCCTGCACGGTCCGCAGGAACGTGGCGGCGGTCGAGACGGGGTGCGCGTGCTCGGACGCGTCCACGGCCGCCCGCCCCAGCACCGCCATGACGTATCCGCCGTTGAGCGCCTTGGCGAACCCGAAGTCCCCGTCGAGGTCGACCGTGTAGCGCCCGTCGCCGAGCCGCCGCAGCTCCGTCGCGTCCCCGAACCTGCTCATGCCCGATCCACCCCGTACCGCTTCTAGAACGACGTTCTGGTCGAACTCTACCGGTCCGCCCCCGCCCACACCCCCCATGTGACACAACCCACCGGCCCGAAAGCGACGGCCGGCCCACCGGCAACGCGCGCACGCGCGCCGCGTGAAAACGGGCGGGAGCGCGAAAGCGACGGCCGGCCCACCGGCAACGCGCGCCACGCGAAACGGGCGGGAGCGCGAAAGCGACGGCCGCGCCGGTCGCCCGCGCCAGCGGGCGACCGGCGCGGCCGTCGCGTCAGATCAGGCCCAGAGCTGGCCTTCCAGATGTGCTTCCGCCTCTTCCAGCGTTCCGCCGTAGGCGCCCGTGGACAGGTACTTCCAGCCCCCGTCCGCCACGACGAACACGATGTCGGCGCGCTCCCCGGCGTCCACGGCCTTGCGCGCCATCCCGAGCGCGGCGTGCAGCGCCCCGCCGGTCGAGATGCCCGCGAAGATCCCCTCCTGTTCGAGGAGGTCGCGGGTGCGGCGCAGCGCGTCCTTGGACCCGACGGAGAAGCGGGTCGTCAGCACCGAGTCGTCGTACAGCTCGGGGATGAAGCCCTCGTCGATGTTGCGCAGCCCGTAGACGAGTTCGCCGTACCGGGGCTCCGCCGCGACGATCTTCACGCCGGGCACCTGCTCGCGCAGGTAGCGCCCGACGCCCATGAGCGTCCCGGTGGTGCCGAGCCCGGCGACGAAGTGCGTCACCGTCGGGAGGTCGGCGAGGATCTCCGGCCCGGTCGTCTCGTAGTGGGCGAGCGCGTTGGCGTCGTTGCCGTACTGGTACAGCATCACCCACGACGGGTTCTCGGCGGCGAGGCGCTTCGCCACCCGGACGGCCTCATTGGAGCCGCCCGCCGCGGGCGAGGAGACGATCTCCGCCCCCCACATCTCCAGGAGCTGGCGGCGTTCGGCCGAGGTGTTCTCCGGCATGACGCACACCATCCGGTAGCCGCGCAGCTTCGCGACCATCGCCAGCGAGATGCCGGTGTTGCCGGACGTGGGTTCGAGGATGGTGCATCCGGGGGTCAGCAGCCCGTCCTTCTCCGCCTTCTCGATCATGTAGAAGGCGGGACGGTCCTTCACCGACCCGGTGGGGTTGCGGTCTTCCAGCTTGGCCCAGAGCCGGACGTCGCCGCCCGGGGAGAGGCGGGGCAGCCCGACGAGCGGGGTGCGGCCGAGGGAGTCGAGCAGTGAGTCGAAGCGCATGGCACGGAATCGCTTGGCTCAGCCGCCGGCGACGGCCGGCAGGATGGTGACGCTGTCGCCGTCGGAGATCTCGGCGGTCAGCCCGCCGAGGAACCGCACGTCCTCGTCGTTCAGGTAGACGTTGACGAACTTGCGGAGCCCCTTGTCGTCCACCAGCCGGTCGCGGAGGCCGGGGTGCCGGGCGTCCAGGTCGCCGAACAGCTCGTCCAGGGTGTCGCCCTTGCCTTCGACGGCCTTCTCGCCGCCGGTGAGGTTGCGCAGGATCGTCGGGATCCGGACCTCGATCGCCATCGCGAAGCTCTCCTTCAAGTCGCAGGTGTACCCCGCCCAGTGGACAACGGGACGGGGCGCACGGGAAATTCCGGGGTCGAAAGCTCAGCCGAGACGGCGCGGGACGGCCGCTCGGCACGACCGGCGACAGTCGTAGACGAGCTGGCCGCGCGAGTGCGCGAACAGGAAGCTCTGCACGGGCGCGGCCATGCCCGCCGCGTGCCCGCTCATCACCATGTAGGCCATTTTACCGATTCGCGCCCGTCAGCTCTCCGGCTCCACGACGACGACCTCTTCCTCGACGACCTCGGCGCCGACGCGGCCGTTCCCGTCGTAGTCGCCGCCGACGATCCGGTACGACCGGAACTCCACTTCCGTCTCGTCCCGCGTGGACACGAGGACGTAGTGGGCGTCGGGCGCGTAGGACGAGTACGACACGTCGGTGCGCGACGGGTACGCCTCGGTGGCGGTGTGCGAGTGGTAGACGATGACGATCTCCTCGTCCCGGTCGTCCACCTCGCGGTCCAGCTTGAACAGCTCCGCCGCGTCGAACTTGTAGAACGTCGGGGACCGTTCCGCGTTCGTCATGGGGATGAACCGGACGGGCCGGTCCTCCCCGGCCGGTCCGGTGACCACTCCGCACGCCTCGTCGGGGTGGTCAGCGCGCGCATGCGCGACGATCTGGTCTACCAGGGCGCGTTCGATCGTCAGCATGGTCCGAAGCGTACCTGTGGCGTGTCGCGGTCAGCCGAGCGCGTCGACCAGTTCCTCCAGCATCATCGTGAGCAGCTCGTAGGCGGCGAACAGCGGGGTGCGGGGGTCGTCGGGGGTGAGCTTGCCGGCCTGCCGGTACCAGTCCTCGTCGATGTCGAGCCGGGTGCCGAGGACGAGCCGGACGTCGTTGAGCGCCCGCAGCCACGCCTCGGCGCGGTCGCCGTCCAGGGCCAGGGCGAGCAGGGGGCCGTCCTCGTGCTCGTGCGCCTCGTCCAGGGTTTCGAGGATCGTGCGCGCGGCCTCCCGCTTGCCCTCGCGGAGTCCGAGTTCGGTGTAGCGGCGGAACTCGCCGGACGCTTCGTCGTCGCCGGAATAACCGTCGGGGAACAACCGCAGCAGGACCGGGTCGGACGGCGTCTTCGCCGACGACGCGATGCCGAACGCGGCGAGGTCGTCGTCCGCCGGGGCGCCGTCGCCGAGCAGTTCGAGCATCTGCTCCATGAGCAGCCGCAGCAGGTGCGCCTCCTGCGGTTCCAGCCGCAGGACCACGCCCTCAGTCATCACGTTTCACCGTCGCCCAGAGTCCGTAGGAGTGCAGCACTTCGACGTGGCGCTCCATCTCCTCGCGGCCCCCGTTGGCGACGACCGCGCGTCCCTTGTGGTGGACGTCCAGCATCAGCTTCTCGGCTTTGGGCTTGCCGTAACCGAACACCTTCTGGAACACGTACGTGACGTACGTCATCGTGTTGATGGGGTCGTTCCAGACGATGGTGATCCAGGGACGGTCGGAACGCAGGTCCTCCCCGATGTCCGGACGTTCCAGTTCGACCGGTGCGGGTGCGCTGGTCATGACCGCTGTGTCGCCTTCCTCGTGGCCGTGCGTGCGTGATGTGCGTGCGTGATGGGCGCCGTCCTTCCCGATGCTATGCGTCCTATCCCCGCCGCTGCGGGCGACCTGGACGGCTCCGCGAAAGACGCTGCCCGTAATGTTCGTTGCGTGGAGACGAGCACCGCCCTGCTGACCGACCAGTACGAGCTGACGATGCTGCAGGCCGCACTGCGCGCCGGGACGGCCGAGCGCCGTGCCGTGTTCGAGGTGTTCGCGCGCAGCCTTCCGGCGGGCCGCCGGTACGGGGTGGTGGCGGGCACGGGACGGCTCCTGGACGCCATCGCGGACTTCCGGTTCGGCACCGACGAGCTGGACTTCCTGACGGGCAACGGCATCGTGGACGAGCCCACTGCGAAGTGGTTGTCGTCGTACCGCTTCACGGGTGACGTCTACGGATACCCCGA from Actinomadura rubteroloni includes these protein-coding regions:
- a CDS encoding family 4 glycosyl hydrolase; amino-acid sequence: MKIAVIGAGSGYMPGVVRGLLYRAADLSGTEIACHDIDAAHLDVMTRLAARMFAARGADLTVTAHTDLKPALDGASYVFTTFRPGGLAARHLDESIPLRHGVVGQETAGPGGLLMALRSVPVLLEVAALAPPDAWIVNYTNPTNIVADAVARHTGARIIGLCDQSVGDTEMWADLLGLPAARLEADWTGLNHATWATRVRLDGTPLDLPALLDDLAVPGGGATPWRDPSRMAELAKALGFLPNSYAKYYFFHDEVVAELREKGTTRAQDVRAMLPAYYAGVAAEAERADPDPSRERGGGEHGEFAVDVICALHRDEGRRVIVNTRNGGAVASLPGDAVVEVPAIVGRAGPVPLTMGELPAPVRGLTQAIHAYERLAADAAVTGSRRLALQALLAHPFVRSKHTAESILDEGLAAHRRHLPQFFSGE
- a CDS encoding DUF3618 domain-containing protein, coding for MADRSRDPEALEKEIERARAELARTIDVLADRVNPRNVAQRGAERLKEEAGLVARTVKTLVAPGEGGVPAVDRRVLAGAVGFAVTVTVLIAWRRSRR
- the bcp gene encoding thioredoxin-dependent thiol peroxidase; translation: MTDRLQAGDPAPEFELPDADGVPVSLASLRGKRVVLYFYPAAMTPGCTKESVDFQSSLAELEAAGVTVVGVSPDAPAKLAKFRAKEGLTFPLLSDPDTKVLQAYAAYGEKKLYGRAVVGVIRSTFLIDADGRIEKPYYNVKATGHVERLRRDLEI
- a CDS encoding sensor histidine kinase, with the protein product MTDAPRPFAHRLLPYEGADGLLAGAVPFLRAGLADGDRVLAVTSLATRVLLGDELDTGAVEFLDPAEWYAHPARTLAATLADADVAAQRGGRLRLLAEPAWTRRGAAEVREWQRTEAIVNAAFDRTGAAIMCPYPVRSTPAGVIADARRTHPETVRGDRAVANPGYVEPRVYNAACDRDPLPPPPASAETLQIARPDLYWIRAYIADWARQTARLPEEPLQRLLVAITEIMTNAQAHGAPPITLRMWTARDAFVCEVADRGRWPERSWYGFVPPPPGVPGQLGLWAVRLLCSRVDIRTGDGGTTVRLAVDTPGVRADAL
- a CDS encoding MEDS domain-containing protein; this encodes MGTWYDTRYVDDVRPGDHAWLPYSGAEERDHVVAPFVAGALATNEKIVYVTDAPPARLPGMTGLDPAAFTATGQLRVLTRAESCLDAAGGFDPDRLARTIDREVERGYDAGYRAVRFTTDFTWALTSGTGLTGLLGCEDRLAHAVSPSTVAMAVCQIDRRRCPPDRLAELGATHEVRVEGNPLFDDGTLRLARSFAPRGLRIEGELDGARHAVFAEHLGRLLAGRRGVHLDCAGLGFLDLGGLNLLVRHALALPRGEALILDDLPANVENVIDMVGWNRLPGLVPGRARGARDGGATAWA
- a CDS encoding sensor histidine kinase codes for the protein MGLTHRALLYDERSDFLAATGAFLRQAVEVGGAAVAVVRPDNLGPLREEMAGYRDAIEFYDSAEFYRHPVRTLKAYLELVDRVSPLRVHAVAEPVWDGHDARQRLEWQRYESLINVVFAGSDASSLCPYDRSTLPGDVLDQVRLTHPVVVDGADESTSDAYLDPACYSAARDRNRRHDRPADAEYLPIESADLQPLRLFVATRANAHELTPAAAQNLVTAANEVAANALAHGAPPMGAWVWTSGDEIVCEIGDHGHWRPHPLTGFVPPKSALDTGFGLWSVRLLVDLVELRGGWDGTFVRLRVRR